One genomic region from Fictibacillus marinisediminis encodes:
- the def gene encoding peptide deformylase has protein sequence MGVREIVVYPDEILEKKCEKVTEFNQKLSQLIDDMFETMYEAEGVGLAAPQIGIGKQIAVVDVGDETGKIELVNPVIEKMESEQDGPEGCLSFPGIFGDVKRAQKVSVTAQDRHGRTFTITAEDFLARALQHEIDHLNGILFTSKVSSYYEPGEFER, from the coding sequence ATGGGAGTTAGGGAGATTGTAGTTTATCCTGACGAAATTTTAGAAAAGAAATGTGAAAAAGTGACAGAATTCAACCAGAAGCTGAGCCAGCTGATCGATGATATGTTTGAAACGATGTATGAAGCGGAAGGAGTAGGGCTTGCAGCTCCTCAGATTGGGATCGGCAAACAGATTGCTGTAGTTGATGTCGGAGATGAAACAGGTAAAATTGAACTGGTCAACCCGGTCATTGAAAAAATGGAAAGCGAACAGGACGGTCCAGAAGGGTGCCTTAGCTTCCCAGGTATATTTGGAGATGTTAAACGCGCACAAAAAGTCAGTGTAACTGCACAGGACAGGCATGGAAGAACGTTCACGATTACTGCAGAAGACTTTCTTGCCCGCGCCCTTCAGCATGAGATCGACCACCTGAACGGAATTCTATTTACCTCTAAGGTCAGTTCGTATTATGAACCGGGAGAGTTTGAAAGGTAG
- the fmt gene encoding methionyl-tRNA formyltransferase gives MKIVFMGTPDFSVPVLRRLVNDGYEVAAVVTQPDKPQGRKKEIKPTPVKAEAELHGIPVLQPVKLKNEFQEILDLQPDLIVTAAYGQILPSEILEAPEYGCINVHASLLPEYRGGAPIHQSIIDGKKETGVTIMYMVDKLDAGDILTQVVVPIGEEDHVDSMFSKLSIAGAELLSSTIPDLIEGKLSPIKQDDDKVTYAYNISREKEKIDWTMSGEAIYNQIRGLHPWPVAFSTLNGQTLKIWWGKKVPVPSDAVPGTVLETSKEGLTVKTGDSTGILITDLQPAGKKRMAASQFLQGAKLEPGTMLGEEL, from the coding sequence ATGAAAATAGTATTTATGGGAACGCCTGATTTTTCTGTGCCAGTGCTGCGCAGACTCGTTAACGACGGCTATGAAGTCGCAGCCGTCGTCACGCAGCCGGACAAGCCGCAAGGGAGGAAAAAGGAAATTAAGCCAACGCCGGTGAAAGCAGAAGCCGAATTGCACGGCATTCCTGTCTTGCAGCCTGTAAAACTAAAGAATGAGTTTCAGGAAATTTTAGATCTGCAGCCGGATTTGATCGTAACTGCGGCATACGGACAAATTTTGCCTTCAGAAATATTAGAAGCACCGGAATATGGCTGTATTAATGTTCATGCTTCACTATTGCCGGAATACCGAGGCGGAGCGCCGATCCATCAGAGTATCATTGACGGGAAGAAAGAAACGGGCGTAACGATCATGTACATGGTAGATAAGCTCGATGCCGGCGACATTCTGACACAGGTAGTGGTCCCAATAGGTGAAGAAGACCATGTCGACAGCATGTTCAGTAAACTCAGCATTGCAGGAGCAGAACTCTTATCCAGTACAATACCTGACCTGATCGAGGGGAAATTAAGCCCGATAAAGCAAGATGATGATAAAGTTACCTATGCCTATAATATCTCTAGGGAAAAAGAGAAGATCGACTGGACAATGAGCGGTGAAGCCATCTATAACCAGATAAGAGGACTTCATCCTTGGCCGGTTGCATTTTCCACATTGAATGGCCAGACGTTAAAAATATGGTGGGGTAAAAAGGTCCCTGTTCCATCGGATGCAGTGCCTGGGACTGTTCTTGAAACAAGCAAAGAGGGATTGACTGTGAAGACCGGAGATTCTACGGGAATATTGATCACCGATCTGCAGCCGGCCGGAAAAAAACGCATGGCAGCTTCACAATTTTTACAAGGAGCCAAACTGGAACCGGGTACAATGCTGGGTGAAGAACTGTGA
- the rsmB gene encoding 16S rRNA (cytosine(967)-C(5))-methyltransferase RsmB produces MKQNVRNTAVEVLLKIEQNQAYSNLLLNQSIQKANLSQKDVGLLTELVYGTVQRKNTLDYLLGPFVSKGLKKLEKWVLVLLRMSLYQMVYLDKIPDHAIINEAVEIAKKRGHKGISGMVNGVLRRIQREGTADLSEVTHDEERLALQYSMPEWLVQRWITQYGLDNAEKMCAANMEPAPVTGRVNSMRSSREKVLQSLHDEGIEGSNGGLSPDAIKLKKGSLSHSSSFKEGYVTIQDESSMLVARALNPSSNEKILDACAAPGGKTTHIAELLNNTGEVTALDLHPHKVKLIQEQAERLGLTNIKTEALDSRKAGEKFSVSSFDRILVDAPCSGFGVIRKKPDIKWSKKEEDIHRIAEIQMQILDKVAELLKPGGTLLYSTCTVDKEENDEIADAFLKHHSDFEWDKSFNERLPEPLQPYLKPAEAQVQILPHYFNSDGFYLACFKKKTTTGGETQC; encoded by the coding sequence GTGAAACAAAACGTGAGAAATACTGCAGTTGAAGTTTTATTGAAAATTGAACAAAATCAGGCCTATAGCAATCTTTTGCTGAATCAGTCCATACAGAAGGCCAATCTTAGCCAAAAGGATGTCGGATTGCTGACGGAGCTTGTATACGGGACTGTCCAGAGGAAAAACACTCTTGATTATCTGCTGGGTCCTTTTGTCTCAAAAGGGTTGAAAAAGCTTGAAAAATGGGTGCTTGTCCTGCTGAGGATGTCCCTCTACCAAATGGTCTATCTCGATAAGATTCCGGATCATGCCATCATTAATGAAGCGGTAGAAATTGCTAAGAAACGAGGGCACAAAGGGATCTCCGGCATGGTAAACGGCGTGCTGAGAAGAATTCAGAGGGAAGGAACGGCTGATCTTTCCGAAGTGACACATGATGAGGAAAGACTCGCTCTTCAATACAGCATGCCTGAGTGGCTGGTCCAGCGATGGATCACTCAGTATGGCCTGGATAATGCTGAAAAGATGTGCGCGGCTAACATGGAGCCTGCCCCCGTTACGGGCCGTGTCAACAGCATGAGATCCAGCAGGGAGAAAGTGCTGCAATCGCTGCATGATGAAGGCATAGAGGGGAGCAACGGCGGCCTTTCGCCCGATGCGATTAAATTAAAAAAAGGGAGCCTTTCACATTCTTCTTCATTTAAGGAAGGATATGTTACAATACAAGACGAAAGCTCCATGCTCGTTGCAAGGGCGCTTAATCCATCATCAAACGAAAAAATCCTGGATGCCTGTGCAGCTCCTGGAGGAAAAACGACCCATATTGCCGAACTGTTAAATAATACGGGAGAGGTAACGGCCCTGGATCTTCACCCTCATAAGGTGAAATTGATACAGGAGCAGGCGGAGCGCCTAGGCCTTACCAATATTAAAACGGAAGCTCTTGACAGCCGCAAGGCCGGGGAAAAGTTTTCTGTGTCATCGTTTGACAGGATTCTGGTAGATGCACCGTGCAGCGGTTTCGGAGTGATACGAAAAAAACCCGACATCAAATGGTCGAAAAAAGAAGAGGATATCCATCGCATAGCCGAGATTCAGATGCAGATCCTCGATAAAGTGGCCGAACTGTTAAAACCCGGCGGTACTTTGCTGTACAGTACATGTACCGTCGATAAAGAGGAAAATGATGAAATTGCAGATGCTTTCTTAAAGCATCATTCAGATTTTGAATGGGACAAGTCTTTTAACGAACGGCTTCCTGAACCCTTACAGCCGTACCTTAAACCTGCTGAAGCACAGGTACAGATTCTTCCTCATTATTTTAACAGCGATGGTTTTTACCTTGCATGCTTTAAGAAAAAGACTACAACTGGTGGTGAAACCCAATGTTAA
- the rlmN gene encoding 23S rRNA (adenine(2503)-C(2))-methyltransferase RlmN has product MLKPLSEKQQNPAIMPSIFSLELTDLEDWLSDIKEPKFRASQVYDWLYEKRITSYEEMSNLPKGLRDKMQETFHIQPMKELARQESSDGTIKFLFELQDGYSIETVLMRHEYGNSVCVTTQVGCRLGCTFCASTLGGLKRNLHAGEIVAQVLQVQRALDATEERVSSIVIMGIGEPFDNYEGLIKFLKVVNHDKGLNIGARHITVSTSGIVPYIYKFADEGMQINFAVSLHAPNTEIRSKLMPVNRMYPMEELMESIRYYIKKTGRRISFEYGLFGGVNDQVEHAEELADLIKNVKCHVNLIPVNYVPERDYVRTPKKQIFKFLDTLKKRGINATLRREQGHDIDAACGQLRAKERQEETR; this is encoded by the coding sequence ATGTTAAAACCGTTAAGTGAAAAACAGCAGAACCCGGCAATTATGCCTTCTATTTTTTCGCTTGAGCTGACAGATCTGGAAGATTGGCTTTCTGATATAAAAGAACCTAAGTTCCGTGCTTCCCAGGTTTATGATTGGCTTTACGAAAAAAGAATTACGAGTTATGAAGAAATGTCGAACCTTCCTAAAGGGCTTCGCGATAAGATGCAAGAAACCTTTCATATTCAGCCGATGAAAGAATTAGCACGTCAGGAATCTTCTGATGGTACGATAAAATTTTTGTTTGAACTCCAGGACGGTTATTCTATCGAAACAGTTCTGATGCGCCATGAATATGGAAACAGTGTGTGTGTGACAACACAGGTAGGCTGCCGTCTCGGCTGTACATTCTGTGCGTCAACGCTCGGGGGCTTAAAGAGAAATCTGCATGCCGGCGAGATTGTAGCTCAAGTTCTACAAGTGCAGCGTGCGCTCGATGCCACTGAAGAAAGAGTAAGCTCAATTGTCATCATGGGAATTGGTGAACCTTTCGATAACTACGAAGGTCTGATCAAGTTCCTAAAAGTAGTAAACCATGACAAAGGGCTGAATATCGGTGCAAGGCATATTACTGTTTCCACAAGCGGTATCGTGCCTTACATCTACAAATTTGCTGATGAAGGGATGCAGATCAACTTTGCGGTATCCCTTCATGCTCCGAATACTGAAATCAGAAGCAAGCTCATGCCGGTCAACCGCATGTATCCAATGGAAGAACTGATGGAATCCATTCGTTATTACATCAAGAAGACCGGTCGCCGGATTTCATTTGAATATGGTCTTTTCGGCGGTGTGAATGATCAGGTTGAACATGCTGAAGAACTTGCAGATCTGATTAAAAACGTAAAATGCCATGTAAACCTGATTCCTGTCAACTATGTACCGGAACGTGATTATGTCCGGACACCTAAGAAGCAGATCTTCAAATTTTTAGATACGCTAAAAAAACGGGGTATCAATGCTACCTTACGCAGGGAGCAGGGACATGATATTGACGCAGCCTGCGGGCAGTTAAGAGCGAAGGAGCGTCAGGAAGAGACGAGGTGA
- a CDS encoding Stp1/IreP family PP2C-type Ser/Thr phosphatase — MQYAFKTDTGRVRQHNEDSGGVFTKGEHFLALIADGMGGHKAGDVASSKTIQSFEEAWNASSEEISETPVKAEEWLLETVTQTNLDLHQYANKNIDCSGMGTTLVGALCTPSYLTILHIGDSRVYYFSEKKLIQKTEDHTLVNELVRSGQLSEIEAENHPRKNVILRALGTDDHIDVDIQTISWGEGDIVLLCSDGLSNKVTRETMENILNDDNLSLEDKADRLVNLANEAGGEDNITIGLVHYTPQTPEKGVS; from the coding sequence TTGCAGTATGCCTTTAAAACAGATACTGGTAGAGTTCGTCAGCATAATGAAGACAGCGGGGGAGTGTTCACAAAAGGTGAACACTTTCTTGCCCTTATTGCGGATGGCATGGGGGGACATAAAGCCGGAGATGTTGCCAGTTCCAAAACAATTCAGTCATTTGAGGAAGCCTGGAACGCTTCTTCGGAAGAAATTTCAGAGACTCCTGTAAAGGCTGAAGAATGGCTTTTAGAAACGGTAACACAGACCAATTTGGATCTGCATCAGTATGCAAATAAGAATATTGACTGCAGCGGGATGGGGACAACGCTTGTCGGAGCCCTTTGCACACCTTCCTATTTAACTATTTTACATATTGGTGACAGCCGCGTTTATTATTTCTCTGAAAAAAAGCTGATTCAAAAGACCGAAGACCATACCCTCGTTAATGAGCTGGTGCGGTCAGGGCAGCTATCGGAAATAGAAGCGGAAAATCACCCTAGAAAGAATGTGATTTTGCGGGCCCTTGGAACGGATGACCATATTGATGTGGATATTCAAACGATTTCCTGGGGCGAGGGAGATATCGTTTTGTTATGTTCAGACGGCCTCTCTAACAAAGTAACCCGCGAAACGATGGAAAACATACTGAATGATGACAACCTCTCGTTGGAAGATAAAGCTGATCGACTTGTGAACCTTGCAAATGAGGCCGGAGGAGAGGATAATATCACGATTGGACTCGTCCATTATACGCCCCAGACACCGGAAAAGGGAGTAAGTTAA
- the pknB gene encoding Stk1 family PASTA domain-containing Ser/Thr kinase translates to MIGKRISGRYKLLEVIGDGGMAIVYRAKDLILDRDVAVKILRSEFSDDEEFIKRFRREAEAATSLAHPHIVSIFDVGEENNVYFIVMEYVKGKTLKQYIRDHGRLSVEESIQIIRQIASGMVAAHEHGIIHRDIKPHNILIDENGLAKVTDFGIALAITSATITHTNSVLGSVHYFSPEQARGGVANAKSDIYSLGVVLFEMLTGRVPFTGESPVSVALKHLQEEVPEPRKINPEIPQSVENIILKALTKNPVYRYDSALEMMDDLDTALSPHRLHEQRWSNFDDAADATRVMPPVSMNKAVEKPVAISKDTTKPPPKKKKKSWWLVLLILLLLLAGAGAAAFVVMPGWFKVKDVSVPNVIHKDYEYGFERLAKLGFNVERKERYDEDVEQGKIIKQDPDPHSMVKEGSTVTLFVSKGFKKVDMLDLTGMSEDAARDLLNERGYDSKNIETIPVESEETPEGEVVSQSPDKGEKVNPSEIQVILRVSTGPPSIQLENLSNSSKEDVEKYISQEGLNVNFTKEYSDTVEEGKVISQKPSPYTNVKKGSTVDVVISKGKKPEPKPKPKPDVQEDITFNNKITVEVSKGDENKQFQVRIVYSDAKEENAVFVEEEISQTKEYMVPLTVSPDHDASYTVYLNGKEQASKTFNYQDAKEGKFKGANNGQ, encoded by the coding sequence ATGATTGGCAAGCGTATAAGCGGCCGCTATAAGTTGCTTGAAGTCATCGGTGATGGCGGAATGGCAATCGTATACCGTGCCAAGGACTTAATCCTTGACCGGGATGTTGCGGTTAAAATACTTCGATCAGAGTTTTCAGACGACGAGGAGTTCATCAAACGATTCAGAAGAGAGGCTGAAGCGGCAACAAGTCTCGCCCATCCTCACATCGTAAGCATATTTGATGTGGGAGAGGAAAATAACGTGTACTTCATAGTCATGGAGTATGTAAAAGGGAAAACATTAAAACAATACATCAGGGATCATGGCCGCCTGTCTGTTGAAGAATCCATACAGATTATCAGGCAGATTGCCTCAGGAATGGTTGCAGCTCATGAGCATGGGATCATACACAGAGATATCAAGCCCCATAATATCTTAATTGATGAGAATGGATTGGCAAAAGTTACAGACTTTGGGATCGCTCTCGCCATCACATCCGCAACGATTACCCATACAAACTCAGTGCTTGGATCGGTCCATTACTTCTCTCCGGAACAGGCGCGAGGAGGAGTGGCCAATGCAAAATCGGACATCTATTCCCTAGGTGTTGTGCTGTTTGAAATGCTGACAGGCAGGGTTCCCTTTACAGGGGAATCACCGGTATCCGTAGCACTCAAGCATCTTCAGGAGGAAGTTCCCGAGCCAAGGAAAATCAATCCGGAAATTCCACAGAGTGTTGAAAATATTATTCTTAAAGCACTGACAAAAAATCCGGTGTACCGGTATGACAGTGCTCTTGAAATGATGGACGACCTGGACACGGCTCTCTCTCCTCACCGTCTGCATGAGCAGCGGTGGAGCAATTTTGATGATGCGGCAGATGCTACACGGGTCATGCCTCCGGTATCCATGAACAAAGCAGTCGAAAAGCCGGTTGCAATATCAAAAGATACCACAAAGCCTCCGCCAAAAAAGAAGAAAAAAAGTTGGTGGCTTGTACTGCTGATTTTACTGCTTTTGCTCGCAGGTGCTGGAGCGGCTGCCTTTGTGGTCATGCCTGGTTGGTTTAAAGTGAAAGATGTTTCTGTTCCCAATGTTATCCATAAAGATTACGAATACGGGTTTGAACGGCTCGCAAAACTCGGTTTTAACGTCGAACGGAAAGAGCGCTACGATGAAGATGTGGAACAGGGGAAAATTATAAAACAGGATCCTGATCCCCATTCTATGGTTAAAGAAGGCAGCACGGTTACACTTTTTGTTTCTAAAGGCTTTAAGAAAGTGGACATGCTGGATCTTACCGGAATGAGTGAAGATGCTGCACGAGACCTCTTAAACGAAAGAGGCTACGATAGCAAGAACATTGAGACCATACCGGTGGAATCAGAGGAAACGCCTGAGGGTGAGGTCGTCTCACAGAGCCCGGATAAAGGGGAAAAAGTCAATCCGAGCGAAATACAGGTGATTCTTCGTGTCAGTACTGGCCCGCCTTCGATTCAGCTTGAGAACTTATCAAATTCCTCGAAAGAAGATGTTGAGAAATACATCTCGCAGGAAGGGCTTAATGTCAACTTTACAAAAGAGTACTCTGATACCGTAGAAGAAGGAAAGGTCATCTCGCAAAAACCTTCACCTTATACGAATGTCAAAAAAGGTTCTACGGTTGATGTCGTTATTTCAAAAGGCAAAAAACCAGAACCGAAGCCCAAACCAAAGCCTGATGTTCAGGAAGACATCACATTTAATAATAAAATAACAGTTGAAGTTTCAAAGGGTGATGAGAATAAACAGTTCCAGGTCAGAATTGTTTACAGCGATGCCAAAGAGGAAAATGCTGTTTTCGTAGAAGAAGAAATTTCCCAGACGAAAGAGTATATGGTGCCTTTGACCGTCTCGCCGGACCATGATGCTTCCTATACCGTTTATTTAAATGGGAAAGAGCAGGCATCAAAAACATTTAATTATCAAGATGCGAAGGAAGGTAAATTCAAAGGAGCGAACAATGGACAATAA
- the rsgA gene encoding ribosome small subunit-dependent GTPase A, with product MDNKTEGRIIKSVAGFYYVQYNDKVFQCRGRGNFRKKKITPVVGDWVVFESSNPTDGYIMDVKERKNELNRPPISNVDQAILVFSAVRPEFSSSLLDRFLVHIEDNGIQPVICFTKMDLIESAEYQKEIENYIAAYKKLGYEVIPTSAMSLAGMEDIKPIFKGKTSVFAGQSGVGKSSLLNALMPELMLETNDISDHLGRGKHTTRHVELLPFEGGLIADTPGFSSLDFVEIETEELSYNFPEMKQRVSQCKFRGCTHSSEPKCAVKKAVEEGEIPSFRYDHYLEFLQEIKDQKRRY from the coding sequence ATGGACAATAAGACTGAAGGCAGAATTATTAAATCAGTCGCAGGATTCTATTATGTACAATACAATGACAAAGTCTTTCAATGCAGAGGCCGTGGCAATTTCCGTAAAAAGAAAATTACGCCTGTGGTCGGAGATTGGGTCGTATTTGAATCCTCCAACCCGACAGACGGATACATTATGGATGTTAAGGAAAGAAAGAACGAGTTAAACCGGCCGCCAATTTCAAATGTTGACCAGGCAATTCTCGTTTTCTCTGCCGTCCGGCCGGAATTTTCAAGTTCACTGCTGGACCGTTTTCTTGTTCATATCGAAGACAATGGCATTCAGCCGGTGATCTGCTTTACGAAGATGGATTTGATTGAAAGTGCAGAGTATCAGAAGGAAATCGAAAATTACATCGCTGCTTATAAGAAGCTCGGATATGAGGTCATTCCAACCTCTGCGATGTCGCTGGCCGGTATGGAAGACATCAAACCGATATTTAAAGGAAAAACGAGCGTCTTCGCAGGACAGTCCGGGGTAGGGAAGTCGTCTCTCTTGAATGCGCTGATGCCTGAACTCATGCTGGAGACGAATGACATATCAGATCATCTTGGACGCGGAAAGCATACAACGAGGCATGTTGAACTCCTTCCTTTTGAAGGGGGCTTGATCGCAGACACTCCTGGATTCAGCTCATTGGACTTTGTAGAAATTGAAACCGAAGAGCTCTCCTACAACTTCCCTGAGATGAAACAGAGGGTATCACAATGCAAGTTTCGCGGCTGCACTCACAGCTCTGAACCGAAATGCGCAGTAAAAAAAGCAGTGGAAGAGGGAGAGATCCCATCGTTCCGCTATGATCATTATCTTGAATTTTTGCAGGAAATCAAGGATCAAAAACGGAGGTACTAA
- the rpe gene encoding ribulose-phosphate 3-epimerase, translated as MIKVAPSILSADFSKLGEEIKAVEENGADYIHIDVMDGHFVPNITMGPLVVKAIRPLTELTFDVHLMIENPDRYIPEFAKAGADIITVHVEACPHLHRTIQLIKEQGKKAGVVLNPATPVETIQHILADIDLVLIMSVNPGFGGQSFIHTVLPKIEVLSARIKEQGLNVEIEVDGGVNAETARLCEKAGATVLVAGSAIYGQKDIKGAIRTIRGV; from the coding sequence ATGATAAAAGTTGCGCCTTCCATTCTTTCCGCAGACTTTTCAAAGCTCGGTGAAGAAATTAAGGCAGTGGAAGAAAACGGTGCTGATTATATCCATATCGATGTGATGGATGGGCATTTTGTGCCGAATATTACGATGGGGCCTTTAGTCGTTAAAGCCATCAGGCCGCTCACTGAACTGACATTTGATGTACATTTAATGATTGAAAACCCTGACCGGTATATCCCGGAGTTTGCAAAAGCAGGTGCTGATATCATTACTGTTCATGTTGAAGCATGTCCGCACCTTCATCGGACCATTCAATTAATTAAAGAGCAGGGAAAAAAGGCAGGGGTCGTATTAAATCCTGCTACTCCTGTTGAAACCATTCAGCATATTTTGGCTGATATAGACCTTGTGCTCATCATGTCTGTAAATCCAGGCTTTGGTGGACAATCCTTCATACACACTGTGCTTCCTAAGATTGAAGTATTATCTGCGAGGATCAAGGAGCAGGGCTTGAACGTTGAAATTGAGGTAGACGGCGGCGTGAACGCAGAGACTGCCCGTCTTTGTGAGAAAGCTGGAGCTACCGTATTAGTAGCGGGATCAGCCATTTATGGGCAAAAAGACATAAAGGGTGCAATCCGTACCATTCGTGGTGTATAA
- the thiT gene encoding energy-coupled thiamine transporter ThiT, which produces MSKKIMFLTEVAMMSALAIILSFVQFKGLWANGGSVSLEMLPIFLMAFRRGVPGGVLTGLIVGMVKILVDGTAGYNPAGLILDYPLAFLLAGFAGVFKVSSESQSKRRISAIVAGIAFGSLLRLASHVVSGVIFFASYAPKGMNPVLYSIVYNASYMIPVALITAAAFIFLTKTAPRLLHRTDPRVVNAA; this is translated from the coding sequence TTGAGTAAAAAAATTATGTTTTTGACTGAAGTGGCGATGATGTCAGCGTTGGCCATCATACTTAGTTTTGTTCAATTTAAAGGGCTTTGGGCAAATGGAGGCTCAGTTTCATTGGAGATGCTGCCAATCTTTTTAATGGCATTCCGCCGAGGGGTCCCTGGTGGAGTATTAACTGGTCTGATTGTCGGGATGGTAAAGATCCTGGTTGATGGAACCGCAGGATACAATCCCGCAGGTTTGATCCTGGATTACCCTCTCGCGTTCCTATTGGCTGGATTTGCCGGGGTGTTTAAAGTCAGTTCGGAAAGCCAATCTAAAAGGAGGATCTCAGCGATTGTGGCAGGCATCGCCTTCGGAAGCCTGCTCCGTTTGGCCTCCCATGTTGTATCAGGAGTCATATTCTTTGCATCATACGCCCCAAAAGGCATGAACCCTGTGCTGTACTCCATTGTGTATAATGCTTCATACATGATCCCGGTTGCTTTGATCACTGCAGCTGCTTTTATTTTCTTGACAAAAACAGCACCGCGGCTGCTGCATAGGACCGATCCAAGAGTTGTTAACGCGGCATGA
- a CDS encoding thiamine diphosphokinase, with protein sequence MKIIILAGGPEERQPDLSLFAGEKAVWAGVDRGVFYLLKKGIIPGCVFGDFDSVNSSEREWMASFNLPSFEYDSEKDKTDLELALEWALGQKPEQILLLGVTGGRLDHELANIQLLLHGLEAGINIEIWDRQNKIALSAPGPHIIQQEPEFSYVSFLPFNGPVTGLTLTGFKYPLQDQYLPMGSTLCISNELVNKSGTYSFSGGILMLVKSHD encoded by the coding sequence ATGAAAATTATCATTTTAGCAGGAGGTCCGGAAGAAAGGCAGCCGGACCTCTCTTTATTTGCCGGCGAAAAGGCAGTCTGGGCAGGTGTTGACCGCGGCGTATTCTACTTGTTGAAAAAAGGAATCATACCCGGCTGTGTATTTGGAGATTTCGATTCTGTGAACAGCAGTGAGCGTGAATGGATGGCTTCATTTAACCTTCCTTCTTTTGAGTATGACAGTGAAAAGGATAAAACTGATCTAGAGCTGGCCCTTGAATGGGCACTGGGGCAAAAACCGGAACAGATCCTGCTGCTGGGTGTTACGGGCGGGCGCCTGGATCATGAACTGGCCAATATCCAATTGCTCCTTCATGGACTCGAAGCCGGAATTAACATTGAAATATGGGACAGGCAGAATAAGATTGCCTTATCAGCACCAGGACCGCATATCATACAACAAGAGCCTGAGTTCTCTTATGTCTCTTTCCTTCCATTTAACGGGCCTGTTACCGGCCTGACTCTGACAGGGTTCAAATATCCGCTTCAGGATCAATACTTGCCGATGGGTTCTACTCTCTGCATTTCCAATGAGCTTGTAAATAAAAGTGGTACTTATTCATTCTCGGGCGGCATATTAATGTTGGTAAAGAGCCATGATTAA
- the spoVM gene encoding stage V sporulation protein SpoVM, with protein sequence MKFYTIKLPRFLGGFVRAVLGSFKKG encoded by the coding sequence ATGAAATTTTACACCATTAAACTGCCTAGGTTTTTAGGAGGATTTGTACGTGCGGTTTTAGGTTCATTTAAAAAAGGATAA
- the rpmB gene encoding 50S ribosomal protein L28: MSRKCYVTGKGPKTGNKRSHALNKSKKSWGVNVQKVRILVDGKPKRVYVSARALKSGKVERV, translated from the coding sequence ATGTCACGCAAATGTTACGTTACTGGTAAAGGACCTAAAACAGGAAACAAGCGTTCCCACGCATTGAACAAATCTAAAAAGAGCTGGGGAGTAAACGTTCAAAAAGTCCGCATCTTGGTTGACGGGAAGCCTAAACGTGTTTATGTTTCTGCACGTGCCCTTAAATCCGGAAAAGTTGAACGCGTTTAA
- a CDS encoding Asp23/Gls24 family envelope stress response protein — MSIEMKNKYGQIDISTEVIATIAGGAAIDCYGIVGMASRKQLKDGITELLGRDNFSRGIVVRQEEDEVHIDMYIIVSYGTKISEVAHNVQTKVKYTLDQMLGLSVDSVNIFVQGVRVTTP, encoded by the coding sequence ATGTCCATCGAAATGAAGAATAAATACGGCCAGATTGACATTTCTACGGAAGTGATCGCTACTATTGCTGGCGGCGCTGCTATTGATTGCTACGGTATTGTAGGCATGGCTTCCAGGAAGCAGTTAAAGGATGGTATTACCGAACTTTTAGGACGTGACAACTTCTCCCGGGGGATTGTGGTTCGGCAAGAAGAAGATGAAGTACATATTGATATGTATATTATTGTAAGCTACGGAACAAAGATTTCTGAAGTAGCCCATAATGTACAGACAAAAGTGAAATATACCCTCGATCAAATGCTGGGTCTCTCTGTAGATTCTGTTAACATTTTTGTTCAGGGTGTCAGGGTGACAACCCCTTAG